From Candidatus Baltobacteraceae bacterium, the proteins below share one genomic window:
- the folK gene encoding 2-amino-4-hydroxy-6-hydroxymethyldihydropteridine diphosphokinase — protein sequence MPSAAIGLGGNLGDVATTLRSAVRALAALGRVAAVSSLYTSRPWGVTAQPDFLNAAVLLETDLEAPELLRRLQAIERRLGRTPGPRWGPRAIDLDILTYGDLRLDESDLQLPHPRLAERAFVLAPLAELDAAFRPLYDALHARERDSVRLAGPLLPGGETESLMSDDHQPAGTPAPLAARVRALAEAFVQTDLVRLRIEEPNEDAIELRKPAAPPAAIAPADDGSDSPASAPHLDAIKADLVGIVHFSRPAPLEGERLAGDRELAYVEALGIRNPVRSRGAGRIATITVRDGAPVEYGQVLFELDRG from the coding sequence TTGCCTAGCGCGGCCATCGGTCTGGGGGGCAATCTCGGCGACGTCGCGACGACGCTGCGATCGGCCGTGCGCGCTCTCGCCGCGCTCGGACGGGTCGCCGCGGTCTCGTCGCTCTATACGAGTCGCCCGTGGGGCGTGACCGCGCAGCCCGACTTTCTCAATGCGGCGGTGCTGCTCGAGACCGACCTCGAGGCTCCGGAGCTTCTGCGCCGCTTGCAGGCGATCGAGCGCCGGCTGGGCCGCACGCCGGGTCCGCGATGGGGCCCGCGCGCGATCGATCTCGACATCCTGACCTACGGCGATCTGCGTCTCGACGAGTCCGATCTGCAGCTACCGCACCCACGACTGGCCGAGCGGGCGTTCGTGCTCGCTCCCCTGGCCGAGCTGGACGCAGCTTTCCGGCCGCTCTACGACGCGCTGCACGCCCGCGAGCGCGACTCGGTTCGCCTTGCGGGGCCGCTGTTGCCGGGAGGCGAAACCGAGAGCCTCATGTCCGACGATCACCAGCCAGCCGGGACCCCCGCGCCCCTCGCCGCGCGCGTTCGCGCCCTCGCCGAGGCGTTCGTGCAGACCGACCTCGTTCGACTGCGGATCGAAGAGCCGAACGAAGATGCGATCGAGCTGCGGAAGCCTGCGGCTCCGCCGGCCGCCATCGCGCCCGCGGACGACGGCTCGGATAGCCCGGCTTCGGCCCCGCACCTCGACGCCATCAAGGCCGACCTCGTCGGCATCGTTCATTTTAGCCGGCCGGCCCCGCTGGAAGGCGAGCGTTTGGCCGGAGATCGGGAACTCGCATACGTCGAGGCGCTTGGGATCCGCAATCCGGTCCGGTCGCGCGGCGCCGGCCGGATAGCGACGATCACGGTACGCGATGGGGCGCCCGTGGAGTACGGGCAAGTGCTCTTCGAGTTAGATAGAGGCTAG
- the accC gene encoding acetyl-CoA carboxylase biotin carboxylase subunit, protein MIANRGEIALRINRACRELGVQTVAIFSEADRGSLHVRHADEAFCVGPGPVARSYLNIPNIISTALITGCDAVHPGYGFLAENARFAEICADHGLTFIGPKPSVIASMGDKATARRVMREAGVATTPGTDILRTVEEARKAAEEVGYPVLLKATAGGGGKGMRAVEAPGELERAFASATAEAEASFKDGRLYMEKLILKPRHIEVQVLGDGFGNVVHLGERDCSVQKPSHQKLIEEAPASNLSRATRDALHEMAVRACKHVGYSNAGTLEFLVSGDQIYFMEMNTRIQVEHPVTEMVYNIDLVKEQIRVAAGEPLGYSQSDLRATGHAIECRINAEDAHNNFAPAAGTLTAVVFPGGPGVRVDTHVYSGSAIPPYYDSMLAKIVATGSTREAAIARMERALRETAIEGVKTTIDQCLEILATEEFRTGHYGIDFLPALLQKQSPAATLSGS, encoded by the coding sequence TTGATTGCCAACCGCGGCGAGATCGCGCTGCGCATCAACCGCGCGTGCCGCGAACTCGGCGTGCAGACCGTCGCGATCTTCTCCGAAGCCGATCGCGGATCGTTGCACGTGCGTCACGCCGACGAAGCGTTCTGCGTGGGGCCGGGGCCGGTGGCGCGTTCGTATCTCAATATTCCCAACATCATTTCGACGGCACTGATCACCGGTTGCGACGCGGTCCATCCGGGATACGGGTTCCTGGCCGAGAACGCGCGCTTCGCGGAGATCTGCGCCGATCACGGGCTCACGTTTATCGGCCCGAAGCCCAGCGTGATCGCGTCGATGGGCGATAAAGCAACCGCGCGACGCGTGATGCGCGAGGCGGGCGTCGCGACGACTCCCGGAACCGACATCTTACGTACGGTAGAAGAGGCGCGCAAGGCGGCCGAAGAAGTTGGGTATCCGGTGCTCCTGAAGGCGACCGCGGGCGGGGGCGGTAAAGGCATGCGCGCCGTCGAGGCTCCCGGCGAGCTCGAACGGGCGTTTGCGAGTGCGACGGCCGAAGCCGAGGCGAGTTTCAAAGACGGCCGGCTGTATATGGAAAAGCTCATTCTCAAGCCGCGTCATATCGAAGTGCAAGTCCTCGGCGACGGATTTGGAAACGTCGTTCATCTGGGCGAGCGCGACTGCTCCGTGCAGAAGCCCTCACATCAGAAGCTGATCGAAGAGGCGCCCGCCTCGAACCTCTCGCGCGCGACGCGCGACGCGCTGCACGAGATGGCGGTGCGCGCGTGCAAACACGTCGGCTACAGCAACGCCGGCACGCTCGAATTCCTGGTCAGCGGCGACCAAATCTACTTCATGGAGATGAACACCCGCATTCAAGTCGAGCATCCCGTTACGGAGATGGTCTACAACATCGACTTGGTTAAAGAGCAGATCCGCGTGGCGGCCGGCGAACCCCTCGGTTACTCGCAGAGCGATCTGCGCGCCACCGGGCACGCGATCGAATGCCGGATCAACGCCGAAGACGCGCACAACAATTTTGCTCCGGCAGCGGGAACGCTGACGGCGGTCGTGTTTCCCGGCGGCCCGGGCGTCCGCGTCGACACGCACGTCTATTCGGGGTCGGCCATTCCGCCGTATTACGATTCGATGCTCGCGAAGATCGTGGCCACCGGCTCGACGCGCGAGGCCGCAATCGCGCGCATGGAGCGCGCGCTGCGCGAGACGGCGATCGAAGGCGTGAAGACGACGATCGACCAATGCTTGGAGATCCTCGCTACCGAAGAGTTCCGCACCGGCCATTACGGAATCGACTTCTTGCCGGCGCTGTTGCAAAAACAGTCGCCGGCCGCCACGCTATCCGGAAGTTAG
- the nusB gene encoding transcription antitermination factor NusB, whose protein sequence is MPSRHMARELALQALFSVEVGHREPVEVLDEYLSPFGESEHRLFVKDLVLGTLDHAGESDETLAPLLAGWTIERLPTIDRLLLRMATYELRYHPQTPRPVILNEAVELAKKFSTEDSGRFVNGVLAAVSHAKA, encoded by the coding sequence ATGCCTTCGCGCCATATGGCCCGGGAGCTCGCGCTCCAAGCCCTGTTTTCGGTTGAAGTCGGACATCGCGAGCCCGTCGAAGTTCTCGACGAGTACCTCTCGCCGTTCGGCGAAAGCGAGCATCGCTTGTTCGTGAAGGACCTCGTATTGGGAACGCTCGATCACGCGGGCGAAAGCGACGAGACGCTGGCGCCGCTGCTCGCCGGCTGGACGATCGAACGTTTACCGACGATCGATCGTTTGCTGCTACGCATGGCCACCTACGAACTGCGCTACCATCCGCAAACGCCGCGACCGGTGATTCTCAACGAAGCGGTCGAACTCGCGAAAAAATTCTCCACCGAAGACTCGGGCCGCTTCGTCAACGGCGTGCTCGCGGCCGTGAGCCATGCCAAAGCGTAA
- a CDS encoding PBP1A family penicillin-binding protein encodes MPKRKGRGPTGAMKALRFALIAFFLLVLFAAGTIAGMVAAYSKNLPDISRMADYQPARSTRIYARDGTQLASLYKENRIWVPIEKIPLSVRDAFIANEDHNFYHHHGVDFTGIARAALADLAHKHLDQGASTITQQLARGLFLTNQQTISRKIQEALLAMEIERYYTKDEILQRYLNLIYLGSGAYGVDAAAHTYFGRGVGSLTLGQSALLAGLVAAPSDYSPYVNLKLARERQRHVLDRMAESHYITQAKADAAYNAPLDLSGERAAGLQGYKDPYFTTYAIAQLEKTFGKQAAYEGGLQVYTTVDPKLEKLAQEAVDWGMRASSQEGIGAHQAALVAIRPSTGEIVAMIGGTHFSLTNQFNRAWQAHRQPGSSFKVYVYTAAIDSGMPASTILDDSPVSYPMGDGTTWSPMDDDNRFYGAMTLRYALAQSRNVVAVKLLQQVGVDRVIEYAKRMGIKSPLEANLSLALGTSVVTPLDQASGYQTLADQGIHIDPSPFKIVKDSLGNVVLDNQFPQQTEVVSAGTAYIMDTMLEDVINHGTGYPNAIIGRPAAGKTGTTSDFHDAWFVGYTPDLVTAVWIGNDNNSPMSESYGGDIPARIWSRFMKGALTGVAKHDFPFPADEVKKVASCGGRLGPFEYYLVGTEPLTPCGRPQTPAPNYASGNTTAALAIPTQQPLPTLPPDPTPLPAEATQPPNSVGDGTNYMTTGDSPAPAATKAPRKKR; translated from the coding sequence ATGCCAAAGCGTAAGGGGCGCGGCCCAACGGGCGCGATGAAGGCGCTGCGCTTCGCGCTGATCGCGTTCTTCTTACTCGTGCTCTTCGCGGCCGGCACGATCGCCGGAATGGTCGCCGCGTATTCCAAGAATCTGCCCGACATCAGCCGCATGGCCGATTATCAGCCCGCGCGTTCGACGCGGATCTACGCGCGCGACGGCACGCAGCTAGCCTCGCTTTACAAAGAGAACCGCATCTGGGTGCCGATCGAAAAGATCCCGCTCTCGGTGCGCGATGCGTTTATCGCGAACGAAGATCACAACTTCTATCACCATCACGGCGTCGACTTCACCGGCATCGCGCGCGCCGCGCTCGCCGATCTCGCACACAAGCACCTCGATCAGGGCGCTTCGACGATCACGCAACAGCTCGCGCGCGGGCTCTTTCTCACCAACCAGCAGACGATCTCGCGCAAGATTCAAGAGGCGCTGCTCGCGATGGAGATCGAACGCTACTACACGAAGGACGAGATTCTTCAGCGCTACTTGAATTTGATTTACTTAGGCTCGGGCGCCTACGGCGTGGACGCGGCCGCGCACACGTATTTCGGTCGCGGAGTCGGATCGCTGACGCTCGGTCAGTCGGCGCTCTTGGCCGGCCTCGTCGCCGCGCCGTCCGACTACTCGCCCTACGTCAATCTCAAACTCGCGCGCGAACGCCAACGTCACGTGCTCGATCGGATGGCCGAGAGCCACTACATCACGCAAGCGAAAGCCGACGCGGCTTATAACGCGCCGCTCGATCTTTCCGGCGAACGCGCGGCGGGCTTGCAGGGCTACAAAGATCCGTATTTCACGACCTACGCGATCGCGCAGCTCGAGAAAACGTTCGGCAAACAGGCGGCGTACGAGGGCGGCTTGCAAGTCTACACGACGGTCGATCCCAAGCTCGAGAAGCTCGCGCAAGAGGCCGTGGATTGGGGCATGCGCGCTTCTTCCCAAGAGGGCATCGGCGCGCACCAGGCGGCGCTCGTCGCCATTCGTCCCTCGACCGGCGAGATCGTCGCCATGATCGGCGGGACGCATTTCTCGCTTACCAATCAGTTCAATCGCGCCTGGCAGGCGCACCGTCAACCGGGCTCGTCGTTTAAAGTCTACGTCTACACGGCCGCCATCGACAGCGGCATGCCGGCGTCGACGATCCTGGACGATTCGCCGGTGAGCTACCCGATGGGCGACGGGACGACCTGGTCGCCGATGGACGACGACAACCGCTTTTACGGCGCGATGACGCTGCGCTACGCACTGGCGCAGAGCCGCAACGTGGTGGCGGTAAAACTCTTGCAGCAAGTCGGCGTCGATCGCGTGATCGAGTACGCCAAGCGCATGGGGATCAAGTCGCCGCTCGAAGCGAATCTTTCGCTCGCGCTCGGCACCTCGGTCGTGACGCCGCTCGATCAGGCGAGCGGCTATCAGACGCTCGCGGATCAGGGAATCCACATCGACCCGTCGCCGTTCAAAATTGTGAAAGACTCTCTCGGCAACGTGGTACTCGACAACCAATTTCCTCAGCAAACCGAAGTCGTGAGCGCGGGCACGGCCTACATCATGGACACGATGCTCGAAGACGTGATCAACCACGGAACGGGTTATCCGAACGCGATCATCGGTCGCCCGGCCGCCGGTAAGACCGGTACGACCTCGGATTTTCACGACGCCTGGTTCGTCGGCTATACGCCCGACCTCGTTACCGCGGTGTGGATCGGTAACGACAACAACTCGCCCATGTCCGAATCGTACGGCGGCGATATTCCGGCGCGCATTTGGTCGCGTTTTATGAAAGGCGCGTTGACCGGCGTCGCCAAGCACGACTTCCCGTTCCCGGCCGACGAAGTGAAGAAGGTCGCAAGTTGCGGCGGCCGTTTGGGGCCGTTCGAATATTATCTCGTCGGAACCGAGCCGTTGACGCCGTGCGGACGTCCGCAAACGCCGGCACCCAATTACGCGAGCG